The following coding sequences are from one Poecilia reticulata strain Guanapo linkage group LG18, Guppy_female_1.0+MT, whole genome shotgun sequence window:
- the LOC103480555 gene encoding dynactin subunit 1-like isoform X2 — protein MLTSPLISKMSSTGSVESVKPPKIGSKVEVTGKGQQGTVAYIGATLFASGKWVGIILDEPKGKNDGTVQGKRYFSCEENHGIFVRSSQIQVIDDGSAATSPETPDASLAKTLKQKDIPETPKTSKQTPANVKKSSARRSAKWSTPGLSPATSLPSLLPRPSRPSIKLLASRESLAAPLLGDISEVSLSSQQVALAAPVTPQPSSSPASVAPQAPVTLGKVEPAISKQEEDSLRTLVKDLEEKLETLKIKRMEDKAKLKELEKYKIQLEQLQEWKTKIQEQQADLQKQLKEAKKEAREAQEAKDRYMEEMADTADAIEMATLDKEMAEERAESLQVEVDSLKERVEELSMDLEILRHEISEKGTDGAASSYQVKQLEEQNSRLKEALVRMRDLSASEKQEHVKLQKQMEKKNTELETLRTQKEKLQEELKQAEATVDELKEQVDAALGSEEMVETLTERNLDLEEKVREMRETVTDLEAINEMNDELQENARETEMELREQLDLSTAKVREAEKKVEAAQETVADYQHTISKYRDLTASLQEANRELISQQSANTEQTQQPSAELFDFKIKFAETKAYAKAIEMELRKMEVAQANRQVSLLTSFMPDSFLRHGGDHDCILVLLLIPRLICKAELISKQAHEKFDLSGGLVQGTALRGPPGEQRSFASGLVYSLGLLQATLHKYEQALNSCSVEVFKRMGTLYSEMSFHERSLDYFIDLLHKDQLDETVQVEPLTKAIKYYQQLYSVHLADQDEDCTVQLADHIKFTQGALDCMGVEVARLRAFLAAGQESSGLAVLLKDLDTSCSDIRQFCKKIRRRMPGTDVAGVPAALSFGSQVSESLTECRRQLTRVVAVLQEVAAAGAQMVAPLAEQEGLNALKLEDITYKAAEQVFGSQGVNGPELLRQSCGSVITTMNKMATAMQEGEYDAEKPQGKAPPVEKRAAIVRAEMTDAEGLGVKLEDRETVIKELKKSLKIKGEELSEANVRLSLLEKKLDTSTKDADERVEKIQTKLDDNLALLKKKEKEFEETMDALQADIDQLEAEKAELKQRIQNQSKMTIEGLRGSPGSGIASIVQGSTSLPPTLAGPTQVVDSPLLRQQLEVQRLGIKYLKNENNRLKAEKMKAQLASLPPLCPPKLPQVSKESSSPEGLNTGIYRRTDQLLATLLKLSAEVKVVDITGKTAVSASAQLLEQTARLKNLKDALDKLQGEVAEHVVSNQPGAKASSDFATFPASSFIKAKEEKQGGTVFVGRVAIPCTRGQEQVHRLVLSQQQLQQVHNLLMV, from the exons ATg CTGACCAGCCCATTGATCAGCAAAATGAGCAGCACCGGATCAGTGGAGAGTGTTAAACCTCCAAAG ATCGGCTCCAAAGTCGAGGTGACTGGTAAGGGCCAGCAAGGCACCGTTGCCTACATCGGTGCCACCCTGTTTGCTTCGGGCAAATGGGTCGGCATCATTCTGGACGAGCCCAAAGGGAAGAACGACGGCACCGTGCAAGGGAAGCGCTACTTCAGCTGTGAGGAAAATCACGGGATATTTGTCAGGTCATCCCAG ATCCAAGTCATTGATGACGGCTCCGCTGCCACCTCACCGGAAACCCCTGACGCCAGCTTGGCGAAGACGCTCAAACAAAAAG ACATTCCTGAGACTCCCAAAACATCAAAGCAG ACACCAGCGAACGTTAAGAAG TCCTCTGCCCGCCGCTCGGCAAAG TGGAGCACGCCCGGTCTCTCGCCTGCTAcctccctcccctccctctTGCCTCGTCCCAGCCGCCCCAGCATAAAGCTCCTG GCATCTCGTGAGAGCCTAGCAGCCCCTCTGCTTGGAGATATCAGTGAGGTGAGCCTGTCCtcccagcaggtggcgctggcTGCCCCTGTTACACCTCAGCCAAGCAGCTCTCCTGCATCTGTGGCTCCTCAAGCTCCAGTCACTCTCGGCAAG GTGGAACCTGCCATTTCCAAGCAG GAGGAAGACTCGCTGCGAACTCTCGTAAAGGATctggaggagaagctggagaCTCTGAAGATAAAACGAATGGAGGACAAGGCCAagctgaaggagctggagaagTACAAGATccagctggagcagctgcaggagtGGAAGACCAAGATCCAGGAGCAGCAGGCGGATCTGCAGAAGCAGCTCAAAGAGGCCAAAAAG GAAGCCCGGGAGGCGCAGGAGGCCAAAGACCGCTACATGGAGGAGATGGCGGACACGGCAGACGCCATCGAGATGGCAACGCTGGACAAAGAGATGGCCGAAGAGCGAGCGGAGTCGCTGCAAGTGGAGGTGGACTCGCTGAAGGAGAGAGTAGAGGAGCTCTCTATGGACCTGGAGATCCTCAGGCATGAGATCTCAGAGAAAG GTACAGATGGAGCCGCCTCCAGTTATCAAGTCAAAcagctggaggagcagaacAGCAGGCTGAAGGAAGCCTTGGTCAG gATGCGCGACCTGTCGGCCTCGGAGAAACAGGAACACGTGAAGCTGCAGAAGCAGATGGAGAAGAAGAACACGGAGCTGGAGACTCTGAGGACTCAGAAGGAAAAACTGCAGGAGGAACTCAAACAGGCCGAAGCCACAGTGGACGAACTGAAGGAGCAG GTGGACGCTGCTCTGGGGTCAGAGGAGATGGTGGAGACTCTGACTGAGAGGAACCTGGACCTGGAGGAGAAAGTCAGGGAGATGAGAGAGACGGTCACCGACCTG GAAGCCATCAATGAAATGAACGACGAGCTGCAGGAAAACGCCAGAGAGACGGAGATGGAGCTGAGGGAGCAGCTGGACCTGAGCACTGCGAAGGTTCGGGAGGCAGAGAAGAAGGTGGAGGCTGCTCAGGAGACTGTGGCCGACTACCAGCACACCATCAGCAAATACAGAGATCTCACTGCCTCGCTTCAG GAAGCCAACAGGGAGCTGATCAGTCAGCAGAGTGCAAACACAGAGCAAACCCAGCAGCCGTCTGCTGAGCTGTTCGACTTCAAGATCAAGTTTGCTGAGACCAAAGCCTATGCGAAG gcCATTGAGATGGAGCTGAGGAAAATGGAGGTGGCTCAGGCGAACAGACAGGTGTCGCTGCTCACCTCCTTCATGCCGGACTCCTTCCTCCGTCACGGCGGAGACCACGACTGCATTCTGGTGCTGCTGCTCATCCCCAGGCTCATCTGTAAG GCCGAGCTGATCAGTAAACAGGCTCACGAGAAGTTTGACCTGAGCGGCGGTCTGGTCCAGGGAACGGCGCTCAGAGGACCACCAGGAGAGCAGCGCAGCTTCGCCTCAGGCCTGGTCTACTCCCTCGGCCTGCTGCAGGCCACCCTGCACAAATACGAGCA AGCTCTGAACTCCTGCAGCGTGGAGGTTTTCAAACGAATGGGAACGCTTTACAGTGAAATGAGCTTCCATGAGCGCTCGCTGGATTACTTCATTGACTTGCTGCATAAAGATCAACTGGACGAGACTGTTCAGGTGGAACCCCTTACGAAGGCCATCAAATACTACCAG CAACTGTACAGCGTCCATTTGGCAGATCAGGATGAGGACTGCACCGTGCAGCTGGCGGATCACATCAAG TTCACCCAGGGAGCCCTGGACTGCATGGGGGTGGAGGTGGCGCGCCTGCGGGCGTTCCTGGCAGCAGGACAGGAGAGCTCAGGCCTCGCCGTCCTCCTGAAGGACCTGGACACTTCCTGCTCAGACATCAGACAGTTCTGTAAGAAGATCCGCCGCCGTATGCCTGGAACGGACGTAGCTGGAGTCCCTGCTGCCCTCAGCTTCGGGTCACAG GTGTCCGAGTCGCTGACGGAGTGCAGGCGACAGCTGACCCGCGTGGTGGCGGTTCTGCAGGAAGTGGCTGCAGCCGGGGCTCAGATGGTGGCTCCGCTGGCAGAGCAGGAGGGCCTCAACGCCCTGAAGCTGGAGGACATCACTTACAAGGCTGCAGAGCAG GTGTTTGGCTCCCAGGGTGTGAACGGCCCAGAGCTTCTGCGACAGTCCTGCGGCTCTGTCATCACAACCATGAACAAGATGGCTACCGCGATGCAGGAAGGAGAGTACGATGCCGAGAAACCGCAAGGAAAG GCTCCGCCGGTGGAGAAGCGAGCCGCCATCGTCAGAGCGGAGATGACCGACGCAGAAGGTCTGGGAGTCAAACTAGAAGACAGAGAAACCGTCATTAAGGAGCTCAAGAAATCCCTCAAGATTAAG GGCGAGGAGCTGAGCGAAGCCAACGTCCGCCTCAGCCTCCTGGAGAAGAAGCTGGACACGTCCACCAAGGACGCAGACGAACGCGTGGAGAAGATTCAGACCAAACTCGATGACAACCTCGCCCTGCTCAAGAAGAAAGAGAA GGAGTTTGAGGAGACGATGGATGCTCTGCAGGCGGATATCGACCAGCTGGAGGCAGAAAAGGCAGAGCTGAAGCAACGCATCCAAAACCAGTCAAAGATGACGATCGAAGGGCTGAGAGGCTCTCCGGGTTCAGGAATCGCCTCCATCGTTCAGGGATCTACGA GTCTGCCTCCAACCCTGGCAGGGCCAACGCAGGTGGTGGACTCCCCTCTCCTCCGACAGCAGCTTGAGGTCCAGAGACTGGGCATTAAATACCTgaagaatgaaaacaacagGCTCAAG GCGGAGAAGATGAAGGCTCAGCTCGCGTCCCTGCCTCCACTGTGCCCTCCGAAACTCCCACAGGTGTCCAAAGAAAGCTCATCTCCAGAGGGACTGAACACGGGGATCTACCGCAGGACCGACCAGCTGCTGGCCACCCTGCTGAAGCTGAGCGCAGAGGTTAAGGTGGTGGACATCACAGGGAAGACAGCAG TCAGCGCCAGCGCTCAGCTGCTGGAGCAAACGGCTCGTCTGAAGAACCTCAAAGACGCCCTGGACAAACTGCAG GGTGAGGTGGCTGAACATGTGGTTTCAAACCAGCCAGGAGCAAAGGCTTCCTCAGACTTCGCCACATTCCCAGCGTCCTCTTTCATTAAG GCTAAGGAAGAGAAGCAAGGAGGAACGGTTTTTGTGGGTCGTGTTGCCATCCCGTGCACCCGCGGTCAGGAGCAAGTCCACCGCCTCGTCCTGtcgcagcagcagctgcagcaagtGCACAACCTCCTCATGGTCTAA
- the LOC103480555 gene encoding dynactin subunit 1-like isoform X1: protein MLTSPLISKMSSTGSVESVKPPKIGSKVEVTGKGQQGTVAYIGATLFASGKWVGIILDEPKGKNDGTVQGKRYFSCEENHGIFVRSSQIQVIDDGSAATSPETPDASLAKTLKQKDIPETPKTSKQTPANVKKSSARRSAKWSTPGLSPATSLPSLLPRPSRPSIKLLASRESLAAPLLGDISEVSLSSQQVALAAPVTPQPSSSPASVAPQAPVTLGKQVEPAISKQEEDSLRTLVKDLEEKLETLKIKRMEDKAKLKELEKYKIQLEQLQEWKTKIQEQQADLQKQLKEAKKEAREAQEAKDRYMEEMADTADAIEMATLDKEMAEERAESLQVEVDSLKERVEELSMDLEILRHEISEKGTDGAASSYQVKQLEEQNSRLKEALVRMRDLSASEKQEHVKLQKQMEKKNTELETLRTQKEKLQEELKQAEATVDELKEQVDAALGSEEMVETLTERNLDLEEKVREMRETVTDLEAINEMNDELQENARETEMELREQLDLSTAKVREAEKKVEAAQETVADYQHTISKYRDLTASLQEANRELISQQSANTEQTQQPSAELFDFKIKFAETKAYAKAIEMELRKMEVAQANRQVSLLTSFMPDSFLRHGGDHDCILVLLLIPRLICKAELISKQAHEKFDLSGGLVQGTALRGPPGEQRSFASGLVYSLGLLQATLHKYEQALNSCSVEVFKRMGTLYSEMSFHERSLDYFIDLLHKDQLDETVQVEPLTKAIKYYQQLYSVHLADQDEDCTVQLADHIKFTQGALDCMGVEVARLRAFLAAGQESSGLAVLLKDLDTSCSDIRQFCKKIRRRMPGTDVAGVPAALSFGSQVSESLTECRRQLTRVVAVLQEVAAAGAQMVAPLAEQEGLNALKLEDITYKAAEQVFGSQGVNGPELLRQSCGSVITTMNKMATAMQEGEYDAEKPQGKAPPVEKRAAIVRAEMTDAEGLGVKLEDRETVIKELKKSLKIKGEELSEANVRLSLLEKKLDTSTKDADERVEKIQTKLDDNLALLKKKEKEFEETMDALQADIDQLEAEKAELKQRIQNQSKMTIEGLRGSPGSGIASIVQGSTSLPPTLAGPTQVVDSPLLRQQLEVQRLGIKYLKNENNRLKAEKMKAQLASLPPLCPPKLPQVSKESSSPEGLNTGIYRRTDQLLATLLKLSAEVKVVDITGKTAVSASAQLLEQTARLKNLKDALDKLQGEVAEHVVSNQPGAKASSDFATFPASSFIKAKEEKQGGTVFVGRVAIPCTRGQEQVHRLVLSQQQLQQVHNLLMV, encoded by the exons ATg CTGACCAGCCCATTGATCAGCAAAATGAGCAGCACCGGATCAGTGGAGAGTGTTAAACCTCCAAAG ATCGGCTCCAAAGTCGAGGTGACTGGTAAGGGCCAGCAAGGCACCGTTGCCTACATCGGTGCCACCCTGTTTGCTTCGGGCAAATGGGTCGGCATCATTCTGGACGAGCCCAAAGGGAAGAACGACGGCACCGTGCAAGGGAAGCGCTACTTCAGCTGTGAGGAAAATCACGGGATATTTGTCAGGTCATCCCAG ATCCAAGTCATTGATGACGGCTCCGCTGCCACCTCACCGGAAACCCCTGACGCCAGCTTGGCGAAGACGCTCAAACAAAAAG ACATTCCTGAGACTCCCAAAACATCAAAGCAG ACACCAGCGAACGTTAAGAAG TCCTCTGCCCGCCGCTCGGCAAAG TGGAGCACGCCCGGTCTCTCGCCTGCTAcctccctcccctccctctTGCCTCGTCCCAGCCGCCCCAGCATAAAGCTCCTG GCATCTCGTGAGAGCCTAGCAGCCCCTCTGCTTGGAGATATCAGTGAGGTGAGCCTGTCCtcccagcaggtggcgctggcTGCCCCTGTTACACCTCAGCCAAGCAGCTCTCCTGCATCTGTGGCTCCTCAAGCTCCAGTCACTCTCGGCAAG CAGGTGGAACCTGCCATTTCCAAGCAG GAGGAAGACTCGCTGCGAACTCTCGTAAAGGATctggaggagaagctggagaCTCTGAAGATAAAACGAATGGAGGACAAGGCCAagctgaaggagctggagaagTACAAGATccagctggagcagctgcaggagtGGAAGACCAAGATCCAGGAGCAGCAGGCGGATCTGCAGAAGCAGCTCAAAGAGGCCAAAAAG GAAGCCCGGGAGGCGCAGGAGGCCAAAGACCGCTACATGGAGGAGATGGCGGACACGGCAGACGCCATCGAGATGGCAACGCTGGACAAAGAGATGGCCGAAGAGCGAGCGGAGTCGCTGCAAGTGGAGGTGGACTCGCTGAAGGAGAGAGTAGAGGAGCTCTCTATGGACCTGGAGATCCTCAGGCATGAGATCTCAGAGAAAG GTACAGATGGAGCCGCCTCCAGTTATCAAGTCAAAcagctggaggagcagaacAGCAGGCTGAAGGAAGCCTTGGTCAG gATGCGCGACCTGTCGGCCTCGGAGAAACAGGAACACGTGAAGCTGCAGAAGCAGATGGAGAAGAAGAACACGGAGCTGGAGACTCTGAGGACTCAGAAGGAAAAACTGCAGGAGGAACTCAAACAGGCCGAAGCCACAGTGGACGAACTGAAGGAGCAG GTGGACGCTGCTCTGGGGTCAGAGGAGATGGTGGAGACTCTGACTGAGAGGAACCTGGACCTGGAGGAGAAAGTCAGGGAGATGAGAGAGACGGTCACCGACCTG GAAGCCATCAATGAAATGAACGACGAGCTGCAGGAAAACGCCAGAGAGACGGAGATGGAGCTGAGGGAGCAGCTGGACCTGAGCACTGCGAAGGTTCGGGAGGCAGAGAAGAAGGTGGAGGCTGCTCAGGAGACTGTGGCCGACTACCAGCACACCATCAGCAAATACAGAGATCTCACTGCCTCGCTTCAG GAAGCCAACAGGGAGCTGATCAGTCAGCAGAGTGCAAACACAGAGCAAACCCAGCAGCCGTCTGCTGAGCTGTTCGACTTCAAGATCAAGTTTGCTGAGACCAAAGCCTATGCGAAG gcCATTGAGATGGAGCTGAGGAAAATGGAGGTGGCTCAGGCGAACAGACAGGTGTCGCTGCTCACCTCCTTCATGCCGGACTCCTTCCTCCGTCACGGCGGAGACCACGACTGCATTCTGGTGCTGCTGCTCATCCCCAGGCTCATCTGTAAG GCCGAGCTGATCAGTAAACAGGCTCACGAGAAGTTTGACCTGAGCGGCGGTCTGGTCCAGGGAACGGCGCTCAGAGGACCACCAGGAGAGCAGCGCAGCTTCGCCTCAGGCCTGGTCTACTCCCTCGGCCTGCTGCAGGCCACCCTGCACAAATACGAGCA AGCTCTGAACTCCTGCAGCGTGGAGGTTTTCAAACGAATGGGAACGCTTTACAGTGAAATGAGCTTCCATGAGCGCTCGCTGGATTACTTCATTGACTTGCTGCATAAAGATCAACTGGACGAGACTGTTCAGGTGGAACCCCTTACGAAGGCCATCAAATACTACCAG CAACTGTACAGCGTCCATTTGGCAGATCAGGATGAGGACTGCACCGTGCAGCTGGCGGATCACATCAAG TTCACCCAGGGAGCCCTGGACTGCATGGGGGTGGAGGTGGCGCGCCTGCGGGCGTTCCTGGCAGCAGGACAGGAGAGCTCAGGCCTCGCCGTCCTCCTGAAGGACCTGGACACTTCCTGCTCAGACATCAGACAGTTCTGTAAGAAGATCCGCCGCCGTATGCCTGGAACGGACGTAGCTGGAGTCCCTGCTGCCCTCAGCTTCGGGTCACAG GTGTCCGAGTCGCTGACGGAGTGCAGGCGACAGCTGACCCGCGTGGTGGCGGTTCTGCAGGAAGTGGCTGCAGCCGGGGCTCAGATGGTGGCTCCGCTGGCAGAGCAGGAGGGCCTCAACGCCCTGAAGCTGGAGGACATCACTTACAAGGCTGCAGAGCAG GTGTTTGGCTCCCAGGGTGTGAACGGCCCAGAGCTTCTGCGACAGTCCTGCGGCTCTGTCATCACAACCATGAACAAGATGGCTACCGCGATGCAGGAAGGAGAGTACGATGCCGAGAAACCGCAAGGAAAG GCTCCGCCGGTGGAGAAGCGAGCCGCCATCGTCAGAGCGGAGATGACCGACGCAGAAGGTCTGGGAGTCAAACTAGAAGACAGAGAAACCGTCATTAAGGAGCTCAAGAAATCCCTCAAGATTAAG GGCGAGGAGCTGAGCGAAGCCAACGTCCGCCTCAGCCTCCTGGAGAAGAAGCTGGACACGTCCACCAAGGACGCAGACGAACGCGTGGAGAAGATTCAGACCAAACTCGATGACAACCTCGCCCTGCTCAAGAAGAAAGAGAA GGAGTTTGAGGAGACGATGGATGCTCTGCAGGCGGATATCGACCAGCTGGAGGCAGAAAAGGCAGAGCTGAAGCAACGCATCCAAAACCAGTCAAAGATGACGATCGAAGGGCTGAGAGGCTCTCCGGGTTCAGGAATCGCCTCCATCGTTCAGGGATCTACGA GTCTGCCTCCAACCCTGGCAGGGCCAACGCAGGTGGTGGACTCCCCTCTCCTCCGACAGCAGCTTGAGGTCCAGAGACTGGGCATTAAATACCTgaagaatgaaaacaacagGCTCAAG GCGGAGAAGATGAAGGCTCAGCTCGCGTCCCTGCCTCCACTGTGCCCTCCGAAACTCCCACAGGTGTCCAAAGAAAGCTCATCTCCAGAGGGACTGAACACGGGGATCTACCGCAGGACCGACCAGCTGCTGGCCACCCTGCTGAAGCTGAGCGCAGAGGTTAAGGTGGTGGACATCACAGGGAAGACAGCAG TCAGCGCCAGCGCTCAGCTGCTGGAGCAAACGGCTCGTCTGAAGAACCTCAAAGACGCCCTGGACAAACTGCAG GGTGAGGTGGCTGAACATGTGGTTTCAAACCAGCCAGGAGCAAAGGCTTCCTCAGACTTCGCCACATTCCCAGCGTCCTCTTTCATTAAG GCTAAGGAAGAGAAGCAAGGAGGAACGGTTTTTGTGGGTCGTGTTGCCATCCCGTGCACCCGCGGTCAGGAGCAAGTCCACCGCCTCGTCCTGtcgcagcagcagctgcagcaagtGCACAACCTCCTCATGGTCTAA